The following coding sequences lie in one Micromonospora sp. R77 genomic window:
- a CDS encoding GuaB3 family IMP dehydrogenase-related protein — MRDVVEIGLGKTAQRGYHLDDIAIVPSRRTRDVDDVSTAWQLDAYQFGIPCVGHPSDAIMSPASAVQLGQLGGLGVLNVEGLWTRYENPTKVLEELAALDEDARATKRLQEVYAEPIRPDLIAERVRELRAGGGTVAVRVSPQHTLALAPVILDAGVDILVIQGTIVSAEHVSTTDEPLNLKEFIADLDLPVIVGGCTDYKTALHLMRTGAAGVIVGIGGDDWSTTESVLGIRVPMATAIADAAAARRDYLDETGGRYVHLIADGDIQTSGDIAKALGCGADAVMLGEALSLCAEAPAGGAWWHSAASHPSLPRGAFEVAGDPLGSMEQLLFGPADEPDGQLNLFGGLRRAMAKCGYRDLKEFQKVSLVLDR; from the coding sequence ATGCGTGACGTGGTCGAGATCGGGCTGGGCAAGACCGCGCAGCGCGGCTACCACCTGGACGACATCGCCATCGTGCCGAGCCGCCGCACCCGGGACGTCGACGACGTCTCGACCGCCTGGCAGCTCGACGCGTACCAGTTCGGTATCCCCTGCGTCGGGCATCCGTCGGACGCCATCATGAGCCCGGCGTCGGCGGTCCAGCTCGGTCAGCTCGGCGGCCTCGGCGTGCTCAACGTCGAGGGCCTCTGGACCCGGTACGAGAACCCGACCAAGGTGCTGGAGGAGTTGGCGGCCCTCGACGAGGACGCCCGCGCCACCAAGCGGCTCCAGGAGGTGTACGCCGAGCCGATCCGCCCGGACCTGATCGCCGAGCGGGTCCGTGAGCTGCGGGCCGGCGGCGGCACGGTGGCCGTCCGGGTCTCGCCGCAGCACACCCTGGCGCTCGCCCCGGTGATCCTCGACGCCGGCGTGGACATCCTGGTCATCCAGGGCACCATCGTCTCCGCCGAGCACGTCTCCACCACCGACGAGCCGCTGAACCTCAAGGAGTTCATCGCCGACCTCGACCTGCCGGTCATCGTGGGCGGCTGCACCGACTACAAGACCGCGCTGCACCTGATGCGGACCGGCGCGGCCGGCGTGATCGTCGGCATCGGCGGCGACGACTGGTCGACCACCGAGTCGGTGCTCGGCATCCGGGTGCCGATGGCCACCGCGATCGCCGACGCCGCCGCGGCCCGCCGCGACTACCTCGACGAGACCGGCGGCCGGTACGTCCACCTGATCGCCGACGGGGACATCCAGACCTCCGGCGACATCGCCAAGGCACTCGGCTGCGGCGCCGACGCGGTGATGCTGGGCGAGGCGCTGTCGCTCTGCGCGGAGGCCCCCGCCGGCGGCGCCTGGTGGCACTCCGCCGCCAGCCACCCGTCCCTGCCCCGCGGCGCGTTCGAGGTGGCCGGCGACCCGCTCGGCTCGATGGAGCAGCTCCTGTTCGGCCCCGCCGACGAGCCCGACGGCCAGCTCAACCTCTTCGGCGGCCTCCGCCGCGCGATGGCCAAGTGCGGCTACCGCGACCTCAAGGAATTCCAAAAGGTCAGCCTCGTCCTCGACCGCTGA
- the guaB gene encoding IMP dehydrogenase, producing the protein MENSPSTDLQAAAELGGHLPELPAGSARVVPLGLTFDDVLLQPGESDVVPSRVNTRTWLTRNVELTVPLLSSAMDTVTEARMAIAMARQGGIGVLHRNLSMEDQALQVDLVKRSESGMITNPVTARPDDTLRDVDELCGRYRISGVPVVDGDGQLVGIVTNRDMRFVSDPATPVHSIMTRTPLVTARVGVSKDDALDLLRRHKVEKLPIVDDSGRLRGLITVKDFTKSEQYPNATKDDAGRLRVAAAVGVGEDSYKRARTLVDAGVDVIIVDTAHGHQRAVLDMVRRLKKDVAIDIVGGNVATYAGAKALVDAGADGVKVGVGPGAICTTRIVAGVGVPQITAIMEAARAARPAGVPVIGDGGIQYSGDIAKALVAGADTVMLGSLLAGCEESPGELIFINGKQYKAYRGMGSLGAMQSRGQAKSYSKDRYFQQDVLAEDKLVPEGVEGQVPYRGPLSAVAHQLIGGLRAAMGYVGAESIPELHRRGQLIRITAAGLKESHPHDIQMTVEAPNYHSR; encoded by the coding sequence GTGGAGAATTCGCCCAGCACCGATCTTCAGGCAGCCGCCGAGCTGGGTGGCCACCTGCCGGAGCTGCCGGCTGGCTCCGCCCGGGTGGTGCCGCTCGGCCTGACCTTCGACGACGTGCTCCTGCAGCCCGGCGAGTCGGACGTCGTGCCCAGCCGGGTCAACACCCGGACCTGGCTCACCCGCAACGTCGAGCTGACCGTCCCGCTGCTGTCCAGCGCGATGGACACCGTCACCGAGGCGCGGATGGCGATCGCCATGGCCCGGCAGGGCGGCATCGGCGTGCTGCACCGCAACCTCTCCATGGAGGACCAGGCCCTCCAGGTCGACCTGGTCAAGCGCTCCGAGTCCGGCATGATCACCAACCCGGTGACGGCCCGGCCGGACGACACCCTGCGCGACGTCGACGAGCTCTGCGGGCGCTACCGGATCTCCGGCGTGCCGGTGGTGGACGGCGACGGCCAGCTGGTCGGCATCGTCACCAACCGGGACATGCGCTTCGTCTCCGACCCGGCCACCCCGGTCCACTCGATCATGACCCGGACGCCGCTGGTCACCGCCCGGGTCGGGGTGAGCAAGGACGACGCCCTCGACCTGCTGCGCCGGCACAAGGTGGAGAAGCTGCCGATCGTCGACGACTCGGGTCGGCTGCGCGGGCTGATCACCGTGAAGGACTTCACCAAGAGCGAGCAGTACCCGAACGCCACCAAGGACGACGCGGGCCGCCTGCGGGTGGCCGCCGCGGTCGGCGTGGGCGAGGACTCGTACAAGCGGGCCCGCACCCTGGTCGACGCCGGGGTGGACGTGATCATCGTGGACACCGCGCACGGCCACCAGCGGGCCGTGCTGGACATGGTCCGCCGGCTCAAGAAGGACGTCGCCATCGACATCGTCGGCGGCAACGTGGCCACGTACGCCGGGGCGAAGGCGCTGGTCGACGCCGGCGCGGACGGCGTGAAGGTGGGCGTCGGCCCGGGTGCCATCTGCACCACCCGGATCGTGGCCGGGGTGGGCGTACCGCAGATCACCGCGATCATGGAGGCGGCCCGCGCGGCCCGGCCGGCCGGCGTACCGGTGATCGGCGACGGCGGCATCCAGTATTCCGGCGACATCGCCAAGGCCCTGGTGGCCGGCGCCGACACGGTGATGCTCGGCAGCCTGCTGGCCGGCTGCGAGGAGAGCCCCGGCGAGCTGATCTTCATCAACGGCAAGCAGTACAAGGCCTACCGGGGGATGGGCTCGCTCGGCGCGATGCAGTCCCGGGGCCAGGCCAAGTCCTACTCCAAGGACCGCTACTTCCAGCAGGACGTGCTCGCCGAGGACAAGCTCGTCCCCGAGGGCGTCGAGGGCCAGGTGCCCTACCGGGGCCCGCTCTCCGCGGTCGCCCACCAGCTCATCGGCGGGCTGCGCGCCGCGATGGGGTACGTCGGCGCGGAGAGCATCCCCGAGCTGCACCGGCGTGGCCAGCTCATCCGGATCACCGCGGCGGGGCTCAAGGAGAGCCACCCGCACGACATCCAGATGACCGTCGAGGCGCCGAACTACCACTCCCGCTGA
- a CDS encoding DUF5319 domain-containing protein has product MHDEPIDPFNGDPADPAAGLHDPREDDPLDPLTDVERQDVLEDLADLEIYQALLAPIGVRGLVIECEDCREPHYFDWDLLRGNLRHLLSSGRPRVHEPAYDPDPDHYVTWDYARGYADGVHDTLTEGTEDDTPADD; this is encoded by the coding sequence GTGCACGACGAGCCCATCGACCCGTTCAACGGCGACCCGGCCGATCCGGCTGCCGGCCTGCACGATCCACGGGAGGACGATCCGCTCGACCCGTTGACCGACGTGGAACGGCAGGACGTCCTCGAGGATCTGGCCGACCTGGAGATCTATCAGGCCCTGCTCGCCCCGATCGGGGTGCGCGGGCTGGTCATCGAGTGCGAGGACTGCCGCGAGCCGCACTACTTCGACTGGGACCTGCTCCGGGGCAACCTGCGCCACCTGCTCAGCTCCGGCCGACCCCGGGTGCACGAGCCGGCCTACGACCCGGATCCGGACCACTACGTCACCTGGGACTACGCGCGCGGCTACGCCGACGGGGTGCACGACACGTTGACCGAGGGCACCGAGGACGACACCCCGGCCGACGACTGA
- a CDS encoding response regulator transcription factor, with product MRSVLVCVRTPLAAQHLSSAAARLGLSGVVRTAVSDPEVMLRLAERPADVVLADTALTRPDSAGFVRRVLARAPQAAVVLLGTEESEAAAATINAGARGLIQNVDHDLTSAVAKALLLLSAPGRAARNRVSDPARDAAVAGATRSAPPGRTPGGATWSAEASAGSPAMVPVQRGDDEAEAAGDQPEPTPPAGQRGATAPRAGRSAIGLTERELQVLLGMAEGKSNAEIGRELFVSEDTVKTHARRLFRKLGARDRAHAVAAGFRAGLVA from the coding sequence GTGCGTAGCGTTCTCGTGTGCGTCCGGACACCACTCGCGGCTCAGCATCTGAGTTCCGCGGCGGCGCGGCTCGGGCTGTCCGGAGTCGTCCGGACGGCCGTCTCCGACCCCGAGGTGATGCTCCGGCTCGCCGAGCGACCCGCCGACGTCGTGCTCGCCGACACCGCCCTCACCCGGCCGGACAGCGCCGGCTTCGTCCGCCGGGTGCTCGCCCGCGCGCCGCAGGCCGCGGTGGTGCTGCTCGGCACCGAGGAGTCCGAGGCGGCGGCGGCGACCATCAACGCCGGAGCCCGCGGCCTCATCCAGAACGTCGACCACGATCTGACGAGCGCGGTCGCCAAGGCCCTGCTACTGCTCTCCGCGCCCGGCCGGGCCGCCCGGAACCGGGTGAGCGACCCCGCGCGGGACGCCGCCGTGGCCGGCGCGACCCGGTCCGCCCCGCCGGGGCGTACGCCGGGCGGCGCGACCTGGTCGGCGGAGGCGTCGGCCGGCTCGCCCGCCATGGTGCCCGTGCAGCGCGGCGACGACGAGGCCGAGGCGGCCGGCGACCAGCCGGAGCCGACCCCACCCGCCGGCCAGCGGGGGGCGACCGCCCCTCGGGCGGGCCGGTCCGCGATCGGGCTGACCGAGCGGGAACTCCAGGTGCTGCTCGGCATGGCCGAGGGGAAGAGCAACGCGGAGATCGGTCGGGAGCTGTTCGTCTCGGAGGACACCGTCAAGACCCACGCCCGGCGGCTGTTCCGCAAGCTCGGCGCGCGGGACCGGGCGCACGCCGTGGCCGCCGGTTTCCGGGCCGGCCTCGTCGCCTGA
- a CDS encoding WhiB family transcriptional regulator: MSNVRRLPGPIVDLWDWQRLGACRGRDSAQFFHPDGERGSSRLRRESGAKAVCGACPVRAECAAHALAVREPYGVWGGFSESERLRLLAVGWEDTADRRQARVDVARLEARLGRPHKSTVPDQRKIA, from the coding sequence ATGTCGAACGTACGTAGACTGCCCGGACCCATCGTCGATCTCTGGGACTGGCAGCGACTCGGTGCCTGCCGGGGGCGGGACAGCGCACAGTTCTTCCACCCCGACGGCGAGCGTGGCTCCTCGCGGCTGCGCCGCGAATCCGGCGCCAAGGCCGTCTGCGGTGCCTGCCCGGTGCGCGCCGAGTGCGCCGCGCACGCCCTCGCGGTCCGCGAGCCGTACGGGGTCTGGGGCGGGTTCAGCGAGTCGGAGCGGCTGCGGCTGCTCGCCGTCGGCTGGGAGGACACCGCCGACCGCCGGCAGGCCCGGGTCGACGTGGCCCGGCTGGAGGCCCGGCTGGGCCGCCCGCACAAGTCGACCGTGCCGGACCAGCGCAAGATCGCCTGA
- a CDS encoding DUF998 domain-containing protein codes for MPVNRLGARCWLLTTALFGAANVVVGLGWREPPYSWALHNISDLGNVTCGRWDTSRPRQVCSPWHAVMNGSLVVTGILLALGVLLTWSALGRGASVRVAQLSTVAAAAGYVLVGAYPADVDEETHFLGAVLIFVLGNVAMLVAALARRSAVLGRLRRPSLTLGLTGAVGVVLFLAQVDLGFGVGGLERVAVFPLFCWIVLLGLVVHERPAPE; via the coding sequence ATGCCTGTGAACCGCCTGGGTGCCCGCTGCTGGCTGCTCACCACCGCGCTGTTCGGCGCCGCCAACGTCGTCGTCGGGCTCGGCTGGCGGGAACCGCCGTACAGCTGGGCCCTGCACAACATCAGTGACCTGGGAAACGTCACGTGCGGCCGGTGGGACACCAGCCGGCCACGCCAGGTCTGCTCGCCGTGGCACGCGGTGATGAACGGCAGCCTGGTGGTCACCGGGATCCTGTTGGCGCTGGGGGTGCTCCTCACCTGGTCGGCCCTGGGCCGGGGGGCGTCGGTCCGGGTCGCCCAACTGTCGACCGTCGCCGCTGCCGCCGGGTACGTGCTGGTGGGGGCCTACCCGGCCGACGTGGACGAGGAGACCCATTTTCTGGGCGCCGTGCTGATCTTCGTGCTGGGCAACGTCGCCATGCTGGTGGCCGCCCTGGCCCGACGGTCGGCGGTGCTGGGCCGGCTGCGTCGACCGAGTCTCACGCTGGGGCTGACCGGGGCGGTGGGGGTGGTGTTATTCCTGGCCCAGGTGGATCTCGGCTTCGGCGTCGGTGGCCTGGAACGGGTCGCCGTGTTCCCGTTGTTCTGCTGGATCGTGCTGCTCGGGCTGGTCGTCCACGAGCGGCCCGCCCCGGAGTGA